DNA from Candidatus Nitrospira nitrificans:
CTGGGTGAATACAGGTGACGTATTCTTGATGGGCCCAGAGCTCGTCCATCTTGGCGATGTCGAGACTCTCAAATGAGTCGTAGAATTTCTGGTTGGCTTTCATGACGGCTTCGATGCGCTGTTTCAACACACTGCGCCCCTCAGTAGCGGACCATATCATACTGCAAGCCGATAGGGCGCTGCGAGGACATTCTCAGTGGCACCAACAGGACAAAAACGATAGAGACACGCCTCATACTGATGAGACTCGTACCCTATGGCCTCGCCGGATCCGGAGTCGTAGATCGTCGACACATCGGCAGGTCTCGGGATCAACCAATCGCGGCCGGCTTGGTCTCGGGAAACCGCCGGTGCCTGAAGACCACCTACCGCTTAACAGATTCTTGGAGGCTTCGAGCAGTGGCATTGCCAAAAGAAGCGACATGGCCATGCCCACGCCGTCTCGGGAGACTTCTAAACAAGTCTTGCAGTGTAATCAGAACTCCACCGACGATTTCTTGAAGCTCCCGTTCCGTGTACTGCAGCGGGACCAGGCGACGCCGCTGCCACCCGCTAAGCGAGAAGGTACCGCCCAACTGCCTATAGGGAGGCTCACACACCACCATGAATTCCCTCCCTTGATCGTCTTCAATAATGAACCCCTTCACGTTCATACGGCCTCACCTCCTTCTCAGAGGTAATGTTCCCGGCACATATTTGCCCGGCAGCGTCTCTTTTCTCCGACTGTGCGACGGGAACGGCTCGCGCCGCTCTGTACTGCATGTGGTTCTGTATAATGGTCGAGCCCACTCTATCCCCCGGTTCACACAGCGCCAGTACCATGATCAAGCTGAGAAAAAGAGGCCACGACCAGGAGGATACCTGCTTCTAAACCCCTGGCTGCCTTTTACGTGAGGGTGCGGAATCCCCAGGAAGGCGTGGGGACTCCGCTGAAAAATGGGAGTGCGCAAGCTCCCTCCTCGATGTCGGCATCAGCTGTTATCGTGTATTATCTCTCTAAACTTCTCCCGTGCCGTCCCCGCTCCGGTGGCCCACCAGGTCGCCCATCTCACTGCGGAAGATCCACCATTCTAAAGAAGCTCATCGAGACCATACCGTCCCAGTTAGTACTGGAGCTGCAAGGCGACGTGGAACGAATCGACCTTGTTGCCCGACGCGGTCGGGCCATAATTGCCGGCGAAGCCCTTCGTCTCGATATCGCCGTACCGGCCATACGCCGAGATGCGTGCATTGTGGCCGGAAATGATGTAGTTCACCCCATACTCAAACTCCTGCCGCAGGGCGCTGTATCGGGGATCAATGCTGACGAACCGCACGTAGGGTTGGAACCGTCCGATCCCGACTTCCTGCGGAATCAGGTACAACCCATACACCGTCCAGGAGTGGCCATTGAAGATACAGAAGCAATCCCCGCCGCCGGCAAACGCTCCGGCCCCGTAGTTGGCCCAGTACCGTTTAAATTCGGCATTGAACGTGAACACGCCCATGTTGTTCGGCAGCAGTTTTTCCACTAACAGGTCGACGATCGCCCCGGTGAAATCACTGCGCCCCAAGGTCGGGGAGCCGGCGCCATCTTTTTGATGGATCACGTTGCCCGAAATCGCAAAAATATCGCCCGCCGTCCCATAATAGGTGCCGGAGGTGTAATACCCAGGGTTGTCTTCATCGTTCAACAGGTTCCATTGCAAACGCCCGGCATACAAGAGGCTGCCGGTGGTATTCGGTCCCCCGCGCGCCCCGGTGAATACGGAGGCCACGTACAAGAGATGCGTCCCGAAGGGATGGACCTTGCCGAAGAAGACTGCGCCGTTGTCACGACCATAGAGCCCCGCCTGCCCGCCGGTCGCTCCATTAGGCCCGCTGGGAAAGTTCCCGCTGAAATCGGCCGGGTTGAAAGGCGTGCGGAAGCCATCGAAGGTCGCATGGTAGAACGGCCCGTTCAACTCCCCCCGCTCGCTCGGCACCAAGGTGCGGCCCACCCAGAGGTTGACCCGCTCGTTGATCTCGAATTTCCCGATCGCGTCGAGCAATCCAATGTTGGAGTTCCCGCCGAACTGGGTCCCCCCGGCGCCGACGTTACAGTTGAAACAGTCCGTGTTGAAGGTGAACTTCACGTACTTGTGAATTTGCCCGTTGATGTAGATACGAGCGTTGTCGATTTTGAAGTCGTTGCTATAATGCCCGCCTGCGGCCCCTTCTTGGCTGTTGAAGCTGGAGCGGATGCCCATGCCGATCGAAATCCATTTGTCCTCGTCGGCCTTGATCGTGCCCCCCGCATAGGCACTCGGCAGCGTGGTTCCCATTCCAGCCACCAGCGCCGTCACGGCCCCAGCAACTAAAACCCTGCTCCATGACCTTGTCAGCTCTGTCTTCATTGAGGTAGCCCTCCTTGTGATTGTAAGCTTAGGCTCTAACTCCACGTGCAACACAGAGCCGCCCGTCTCGGCCAGATGATCGAATCCCGTTTCTGTTCGCCGGCAAATCTTGGATGTCGGCACCGCTCCCTGTAAAGGTGAAACGGCGAACCGTCTCGCGGCCCGCGCCTATTTCTTCTGATAGGTCCCTTGATGATTGATCCAATCGCAGCCCTTCTCGGGATTGGTGTACTCGCTCCAGGGCTCGGGTTTCACCAAACCCTTGGACCGCCAAATCGTCTTGAACTGACCGTTCTTCAGAATTTCGCCGATCAGCACCGGCTTGTGCGTATGCTGATTGGCCTCATCCATCATGATCTGCCCGCCCGGCGCCAGGAACTTTTGCCCGTAGACCGCCTTGCGCACCTTGTCCACCTCGATCGACCCCGCTTTTTCCACGGCTTGCTTCCACACGTACACGCCGAAGTACGCGGCTTCGATGGGGTCGTCGGTGACCCGATTCTCCCCGTCGGGCAGGTTGTTCTTCTTGCAATACGCCTTGAAGTTCGCCACGAACTTCTTGTTTTGCGGCGTGTCCACGCTTTGGTAATAATTCCAGGCCGCCAAGTGCCCGACCAGCGCGCTCGTGTCCATGCCGCGCAACTCATCCTCCGCCACGCTGAACGCCATGATCGGCGCGTCTTCGGCGCGCAACCCTTGATTGCCGAACTCTTTATAGAACGGCACGTTGCTGTCCCCGTTGATGGTGCGGATGACGGCCGCGCCCCCCCCGGCGGCGAACTTCTTGATCGTGCCGCAAATGGTTTGATAGTCCTGGTGATGAAACGGCGTGTATTCTTCGCCGATGTTGGCCGCCGGCACGCCCTTCGCCAATAACATGGCCCGCAAGATCTTGTTGGTCGTGCGCGGATAGACGTAGTCGGTCCCGAGCAGATAAAACTTCTTGTAGCCCCCGCCCTCGGGGCTCATCAAGTATTCCACCGCCGGGGCCGCCTGCTGATTGACCGCCGCGCCGGTATAGAACACGTTGCGCGAGCACTCTTCGCCTTCGTACTGGACGGGATAGAAGAGCAACCCGTTGTTCTTTTCAAACACCGGCAACACGGATTTGCGGCTGACCGACGTCCAGCAGCCGAACACCACCGACACTTTGTCTTCCAACAGCAGCTGCTTGGCTTTTTCGGCGAAGAGGTCCCAGTTCGACGCGGGATCGACGACTTTCGCCTCCACCGGTCGGCCCATCACCCCGCCCGCCTTGTTGATCTCCTCCACGGCCATCAGCACCACATCCCGCAACG
Protein-coding regions in this window:
- the urtA gene encoding urea ABC transporter substrate-binding protein; this translates as MAAGVGVAALVGNLGQYALSYAAGGPPIKIGVLHSLSGTMAISEVSLRDVVLMAVEEINKAGGVMGRPVEAKVVDPASNWDLFAEKAKQLLLEDKVSVVFGCWTSVSRKSVLPVFEKNNGLLFYPVQYEGEECSRNVFYTGAAVNQQAAPAVEYLMSPEGGGYKKFYLLGTDYVYPRTTNKILRAMLLAKGVPAANIGEEYTPFHHQDYQTICGTIKKFAAGGGAAVIRTINGDSNVPFYKEFGNQGLRAEDAPIMAFSVAEDELRGMDTSALVGHLAAWNYYQSVDTPQNKKFVANFKAYCKKNNLPDGENRVTDDPIEAAYFGVYVWKQAVEKAGSIEVDKVRKAVYGQKFLAPGGQIMMDEANQHTHKPVLIGEILKNGQFKTIWRSKGLVKPEPWSEYTNPEKGCDWINHQGTYQKK